The Pseudomonas azadiae genome contains a region encoding:
- a CDS encoding ornithine carbamoyltransferase, translated as MAFNMRNRSLLSLMHHTTRELHYLLDLSRDLKRAKYTGTERPHLQGKNIALIFEKTSTRTRCAFEVAAHDQGAHVTYIDPVSSQIGHKESMKDTARVLGRMFDAIEYRGFEQEIVEELAKFAGVPVFNGLTAEFHPTQMIADTLTMREHSDKPLHDISYAYLGDARYNMGNSLLMIGAKLGMDVRIGAPKALWPHEDFIQQCQAFAQESGARITITEDPAEAVKGVDFIHTDIWVSMGEPVEAWDERIEQLLPYQVNAKMMKASGNPRVKFMHCLPAFHNSETKVGKDIAARYPNLANGVEVTEEVFESPANIAFEQAENRMHTIKAILVSALADI; from the coding sequence ATGGCTTTCAATATGCGCAACCGCAGCCTGCTGTCGCTGATGCACCACACCACCCGCGAGCTGCACTACCTGCTGGACCTGTCCCGCGACCTCAAGCGCGCCAAGTACACCGGCACCGAGCGTCCGCACCTGCAGGGCAAAAACATCGCGCTGATCTTCGAAAAAACCTCGACCCGCACCCGTTGCGCCTTCGAAGTCGCCGCCCATGACCAAGGCGCCCACGTCACCTACATCGACCCGGTGTCGTCGCAGATCGGCCACAAGGAAAGTATGAAAGACACCGCCCGCGTACTCGGGCGTATGTTCGATGCCATCGAGTACCGTGGCTTCGAGCAGGAGATCGTCGAAGAGCTGGCCAAGTTTGCCGGTGTGCCGGTGTTCAACGGCCTGACCGCCGAATTCCACCCGACGCAAATGATCGCCGACACCCTGACCATGCGCGAACACAGCGACAAGCCGCTGCATGACATCAGCTACGCCTACCTTGGCGACGCACGCTACAACATGGGCAACTCGTTGCTGATGATCGGCGCCAAACTCGGCATGGACGTGCGCATCGGCGCACCGAAAGCCCTGTGGCCCCACGAGGACTTCATCCAGCAATGCCAGGCCTTCGCGCAAGAGAGCGGCGCGCGCATCACCATCACCGAGGACCCGGCCGAGGCGGTCAAGGGGGTCGACTTCATCCACACCGATATCTGGGTGTCGATGGGTGAGCCGGTGGAAGCGTGGGACGAGCGCATCGAGCAACTGCTGCCGTACCAGGTCAACGCCAAGATGATGAAAGCCTCGGGCAACCCACGGGTGAAGTTCATGCACTGCCTGCCGGCGTTCCATAACAGCGAAACCAAGGTAGGCAAGGACATCGCCGCGCGTTATCCGAACCTGGCCAATGGCGTGGAAGTGACCGAGGAGGTGTTCGAGTCGCCGGCCAACATCGCCTTCGAGCAGGCGGAAAACCGCATGCATACGATCAAGGCGATTCTGGTGTCGGCGTTGGCGGATATCTAA